Genomic segment of Fibrobacter sp. UWH6:
CGCCGTTATCACCGGTGTTTGTGAAGTATTCCACCTCCATGTAGTCCTTGTTTTCGTCGGTATCGTTAGCAAGGAAGATACCCTTAGGAGCTTCCTGGACCACAGCGCTAGAGCTTTCCGGAGCGGATTCGCTTGTGCTGGAAGCCGGTTCAGTTACGCCGCCCTCAGAATCGGAACTTGTCACGACATCGGAAGGATTGTTATCGGTAGGAACGTCACCTTCAGCAGGAACATCACCGCCTTCTGCGGGGGTGTCGCCACCTTCGGCGGGAGTATCACCAGTGGGGGGAACAACTTCACCTTCTCCACCAACGTCACCATTTTCTTCACCGGTAATCGGATCGTCAGTAGGATCCATAGCGGCAGAAGATTCCGGATTAGTATAGATAATTTCACCCGTAACCGGGTCAACCATGGGTTCGCCAGTTACCGGATCGATTACCGGTTCGCCAACCACAGAGCTGGAAGACAGACCACCAAGGGCGCCGTCTACAGCATCTACTACAGAATCACCACAGTTCATGAATGCCAATGCACTTGCAGTAACAAATGCCAGCTTGACCACCCGAATAAAATTCTTTTTCATTTTTAACTCCTTTTATTCCATCACCGAGAATAAAAGTACCTAGAACCAGGCAAAGAAAATAAGGTTCAAAAAGAGTTTCCTTGGATAAAATGTCAACATGGACAATTTGTCAACGAGAAAAATTTTTACATTAATTTATACATAAAAATCCACGATTGACACATATCAATCGTGGATAAAAATCAGACTTTTATTTTTTACAAATTAATTTTCGCGCCAGCGACCGCACCCTTAGCGAAGGCGGTCGTTAATAGTAGCCATAAATTCTGCGCGGGTCTTTTCGTCGGTCTTGAATCGGCCAAGAAGCTGTGTAGTCACCATGGTAGCACCGGGTTTCTTGATACCGCGCATGGTCATGCACATGTGGCTTGCTTCCAGAACAACGGCAACGCCCTTAGGCTGCAATTCCCTCTGGATCAGTTCCGCAATCTGGCGAGTCATGCGTTCCTGAATCTGGGGGAAGCGGGCATAGAATTCCACCACGCGGGGAATCTTGGAAAGCCCAACAACGCAATCACCGGGAATGTAGGCGATATGGGCCTTACCGGTAAAAGGCAAGAAGTGATGTTCACACATGCTGGCGAAGGGAATGTTGGGCACAACGATCATCTCGTCATACTTTTCGTGGAAGCGGGTCT
This window contains:
- the folE gene encoding GTP cyclohydrolase I FolE, with translation MNLKMMEDGFKMILEGMGEDVNREGLLETPKRVAKMYAEVMSSLTGELKAEDILKTRFHEKYDEMIVVPNIPFASMCEHHFLPFTGKAHIAYIPGDCVVGLSKIPRVVEFYARFPQIQERMTRQIAELIQRELQPKGVAVVLEASHMCMTMRGIKKPGATMVTTQLLGRFKTDEKTRAEFMATINDRLR